A portion of the Lolium rigidum isolate FL_2022 chromosome 1, APGP_CSIRO_Lrig_0.1, whole genome shotgun sequence genome contains these proteins:
- the LOC124647951 gene encoding autophagy-related protein 11-like, with the protein MSSGSAVTGGSSAGAEGASAAPLGQRLMVHVAENGHSMEFECGGDTRVDAIQRSIELVCGVPPGDQLLLCNNIHLNAANDLAHYNLPRDDREVFLYNKARLHAEAPPPAPESIDIPEPSIPPQPQPEDTPLELSADPALKALVSYEIRFRYDFHVANAYYHSSKAKYEVCNRLLREWQVQERALDMARSNLEQAFRKPSQRYSNFLRSFTQQHRGYVEVLSSFERDCKRLRAVRLHPDLQCEGRRCLLDLMDENILRKLADEYVSSYKNFEVVVSALKLKFAELKKRVDGLLNAMSSSAWKDLEAMIKEHARVLGDQKSIMQSLSKDVNTAKKLVDDCSRSQLSDSLRPHDAVSAVGRIYEVHEKDNLPSVQKFDHMLTNLLQKCKAKKNETNTLVHVCVRGVKSAQIDIKDMITNQFILYEEAIDSRDKEYSYLKLLGGLGHAYKACLAEVVRRRHSFKLYTGLAGQLAEKLAVEREAEIRRREVFLRTWCKYIGGEIMGSMGLFGTPSQCDVNIAPFDCNLLPIDVDDLERLAPQSLVGSLLKSERSQQKSQSSDSSTPGNFSNSEQNNLNTDGKMDLQDFFGGCDTDITGTSILEVENARLKAELASAIAVLCTFGATPESFDEGENDNVLRDARERTAQALTAKDEYANQLQSMLKAKQEQCLSFEKRIQELEEQLANQYINGHMVSGSKGASDSLLSTFKGHDLDASGGRQTHLRDESSVAMDETSSTSEHPSKQTEGGDENMTDVSGALNLQLLNSAGCTNLDASMAEFPRDNELKPVNIDKEGRILTQHTTTDTSDVPAEDPLSIINSRTNEHHTLDLRNSELFVLELQNAVDKKSKQLDEAENKLSSVMGEVNSLKKELENAQGLLDESQINCAHLENCLHEAREEARTNKCSADRRAVEYDALRSSALRIHGLFERLNNCVTAPGMSGFADSLRSLALSLASSVKKDEADSTIQFQQCIKILADKVGFLSRQSDELVERYSRMEAAHGILVRELEEKKTLLNNLYNKLQLEKQASKEKISVGHFDVHELAVFVRNPSGHYEAINRNRSNYFLSEESVALFTEPHLPRQPAYIIGQIVHIERRAAKHVDQNEASLRPGGHRRSMPNSNPYSLPAGCEYFVVTVAMLPDAAR; encoded by the exons ATGAGTTCCGGGTCGGCGGTGACCGGGGGCAGCAGCGCCGGCGCGGAGGGTGCGTCGGCGGCACCGCTGGGGCAGAGGCTGATGGTGCACGTGGCGGAGAATGGCCACAGCATGGAGTTCGAGTGCGGAGGCGACACGCGAGTTGATGCCATCCAGCGCTCCATCGAGCTCGTCTGCGGCGTCCCGCCGGGCGACCAGCTCCTCCTCTGCAACAACATCCATCTCAACGCCGCCAACGACCTCGCCCACTACAATCTCCCCCGCGACGACCGTGAGGTCTTCCTCTACAACAAGGCCCGCCTGCATGCCGAGGCTCCGCCCCCGGCGCCAGAGTCTATTGACATCCCTGAGCCATCTATTCCGCCCCAGCCCCAGCCGGAGGACACCCCCTTGGAGCTGTCTGCTGACCCGGCCTTGAAAGCACTGGTCTCTTATGAAATCAGGTTCAGGTATGACTTTCACGTGGCCAATGCGTATTATCACTCGAGCAAGGCCAAGTACGAGGTGTGCAACAGGCTGCTGCGCGAGTGGCAGGTGCAGGAGCGCGCTCTCGACATGGCCAGGAGCAACCTGGAGCAAGCATTCCGGAAGCCGTCGCAGCGCTATTCAAACTTTCTGCGCTCCTTCACGCAGCAGCACCGCGGGTATGTTGAGGTGCTGTCAAGTTTCGAGAGAGATTGTAAGAGGTTGCGCGCTGTTAGGCTGCATCCAGACCTGCAATGCGAGGGGAGGCGCTGCTTACTGGACCTTATGGATGAGAATATACTAAGGAAGTTAGCAGATGAGTACGTAAGCTCATATAAGAACTTCGAGGTTGTTGTCTCGGCACTGAAGCTTAAATTTGCCGAGTTGAAGAAGAGGGTGGATGGCTTGTTGAATGCTATGAGCTCAAGTGCATGGAAGGATCTGGAGGCGATGATAAAGGAGCATGCGAGAGTCTTAGGTGATCAGAAGAGCATCATGCAGTCTCTAAG TAAAGATGTAAATACAGCAAAGAAGCTTGTTGATGACTGCTCAAGGTCCCAACTCTCCGATTCTCTCCGGCCTCATGATGCAGTTTCAGCAGTTGGTCGTATCTATGAGGTACATGAAAAGGATAACTTGCCCAGTGTACAGAAGTTTGATCACATGCTTACAAACTTGCTTCAGAAATGCAAGGCCAAGAAAAATGAAACAAATACATTGGTACATGTTTGTGTGAGAGGGGTCAAATCTGCTCAAATTGATATCAAGGACATGATAACAAATCAGTTCATCTTATACGAAGAGGCGATAGATAGTCGAGACAAAGAATATTCTTATCTGAAACTACTCGGTGGTTTGGGTCATGCATACAAGGCTTGTCTTGCTGAGGTAGTCCGACGAAGACATTCTTTTAAGCTGTATACTGGCTTGGCTGGACAGCTTGCTGAAAAACTAGCAGTAGAGCGTGAAGCGGAGATCAGGAGACGAGAGGTTTTCCTTCGGACATGGTGTAAGTATATTGGAGGAGAAATCATGGGTTCCATGGGACTGTTTGGTACTCCTAGCCAGTGTGATGTAAACATTGCGCCGTTCGATTGCAATCTACTTCCAATTGACGTTGATGATTTGGAAAGGCTCGCCCCCCAGTCTTTAGTGGGTTCTCTTCTGAAATCTGAGAGATCACAGCAAAAGTCTCAATCAAGCGATTCTAGTACCCCTGGAAATTTCAGCAACTCTGAACAAAACAATCTGAACACTGATGGTAAGATGGACTTACAGGATTTTTTCGGTGGCTGTGATACTGATATAACAGGGACTAGTATATTAGAAGTGGAGAACGCCAGATTAAAAGCAGAACTTGCTTCTGCGATTGCAGTTCTCTGCACTTTCGGTGCTACACCTGAATCTTTTGATGAAGGGGAGAATGATAATGTGTTGAGAGATGCAAGAGAAAGAACAGCTCAGGCACTTACTGCAAAGGATGAGTATGCCAATCAGCTTCAGTCAATGTTGAAGGCAAAGCAGGAGCAGTGCCTGTCCTTTGAGAAGCGTATCCAGGAGCTTGAGGAACAATTGGCGAATCAGTACATAAATGGGCATATGGTTTCAGGAAGCAAAGGTGCATCTGACTCCCTCCTTTCTACTTTTAAAGGTCATGATCTTGATGCATCTGGGGGCAGGCAAACCCATCTGCGGGACGAATCAAGTGTTGCCATGGATGAGACATCTTCAACATCTGAACATCCATCTAAACAAACAGAAGGTGGAGATGAGAATATGACTGATGTTTCAGGTGCACTGAACTTGCAATTACTCAACTCAGCCGGATGCACTAATCTGGATGCTTCCATGGCAGAATTTCCACGTGATAACGAACTTAAGCCTGTCAATATTGATAAGGAAGGGCGAATACTGACTCAGCACACTACGACAGATACTTCTGATGTCCCTGCAGAAGATCCTCTTAGCATCATAAACTCCAGAACCAATGAACATCATACTTTGGACCTAAGGAACAGCGAGCTCTTTGTGTTAGAATTGCAAAATGCAGTAGACAAAAAATCAAAACAGTTGGATGAGGCGGAAAATAAACTTAGTTCTGTGATGGGTGAGGTTAACTCTCTGAAGAAAGAACTTGAGAATGCCCAGGGTCTTCTTGATGAATCTCAG ATTAACTGTGCTCACCTGGAAAACTGCTTACATGAGGCAAGAGAAGAGGCTCGTACCAACAAATGCTCCGCTGATAGAAGGGCTGTTGAGTATGATGCTTTGCGGTCATCTGCTCTGCGGATACATGGCCTGTTTGAAAGACTAAATAACTGTGTCACTGCACCAGGCATGTCGGGCTTTGCAGATTCTCTGCGATCCTTAGCCCTCTCCTTAGCAAG TTCTGTAAAGAAGGATGAAGCTGATTCTACCATTCAGTTCCAGCAATGCATCAAGATCCTTGCAGACAAGGTCGGTTTTCTGTCACGGCAGAGTGATGAGCTGGTAGAACGCTATTCAAGGATGGAAGCGGCGCATGGAATTCTCGTAAGAGAGTTGGAGGAAAAGAAAACACTGCTCAACAATCTATACAACAAACTTCAACTGGAAAAACAG GCCAGCAAGGAAAAAATATCAGTTGGCCATTTTGACGTCCACGAGCTTGCGGTCTTTGTCCGGAACCCTTCTGGGCACTACGAGGCAATCAACCGGAACCGCTCCAACTACTTCCTCTCCGAGGAGTCTGTGGCCCTGT